The following DNA comes from Novosphingobium sp. PP1Y.
TGAAAACCCTGGGCGAGGCCGATGTCCCCGGGCATTGCCGCGTGGTCGAGGAGCCTGCGGCCCTCGCCGCAGCGACGGACCTCGGCGGCGATGTGGGCTTGTCGGATGCCAATCCCGATGCGCTGGCGGCGATCCTCTACACCAGCGGATCCACGGGGCGGCCCAAGGGCGTTATGCTCAGCCATGCCAACATGTGGCTCGGGGCCGAGGCCGTGGCCGATTATCTGGATCTTGCAGGTGACGACCGCACGTTGGCGGTCTTGCCGCTGTCCTTCGATTACGGGCAGAACCAGTTGCTTTCGACATGGTATGCGGGCGGCTGCGTCGTCCCGCTCGACTACCTGCTGCCGCGCGATCTGGTGAAAGCGGTGGAGCGCCACGGCATTACCACCCTGGCCGCCGTACCGCCGCTGTGGGTGCAGGTCTGCGAACTCGACTGGCCGGAAGAGACTGCCGGCAAGCTGCGCCGCCTGACCAACAGCGGGGGTGCACTCACCGTGGATCTGGTGCGGCGCTTGCGGGCGCTGTTCCCGCAGGCGCGGCTTTTCCCGATGTACGGCCTGACCGAAGCGTTCCGCTCGACCTATCTCGATCCCGCCCTGGTCGATAGCCATCCCACCTCGATGGGCAAGGCGATCCCCCATGCCGAGATTCTCGTCATCAACGATGCGGGCGAACCGGCAGCCGACAGTGAGGAGGGGGAACTGGTTCACTGCGGGCCGCTCGTCGCCCAGGGCTACTGGCAGGACCCGGAACGTACCGCCGAACGCTACAGGCCGGCGCCCGCGAGCTCCGCTTATGGCGGAATTGCCGTCTGGTCGGGTGACCGGGTGCGGCGCGAGGCGGACGGGCTGCTCTACTTCGTCGGGCGGCGCGATGCGATGATCAAGAGCGCGGGCAACCGCATCAGCCCGCAGGAAATCGAGGAAGCCGCGCTCGCCACTGGCCTCGTCGCCGAGGCGGTCGCGCTGGGCCTGGCCGACGAACGGCTGGGACAGGCGGTCCACCTGATCGTCCGGATGGCCCCCGGCGCCGAAAACCCCGAACAGGAATTGCCCCGTAAACTCATGCAGGAACTGCCGAATTTCATGCAGCCCAAGGTCATTCACTGGCGCGATGCCATGCCGATCGGTCCCAATGGCAAGATCGACCGCACCGGTCTGCAGGCGGAGCTTGCGGCATGAAGGCGCTCGGACCGATCCCGGCCGGGTTCACCTCCATTGACGGCGTTCTGGCGATGGGCGGCAAGCCGGTGACGCATTGGGTGGAAGAGGCCGGTGGAACCCCGCTGTTCCTCTATTCCGCCGACCGGGTGCGCGAACGGGTCGCGGCCCTGCGCGCCGCGATGCCGGGGCGGCTGTCGCTGCATTACGCGGTGAAGGCCAATCCCTTCGCGCCGCTGCTCTCGGCGATGTCCGGTCTTGTCGACGGCTTCGACATTGCCTCGGGCGGTGAGCTGGAGATCGTGCGCGGTGCCGGGATTGCGCTCGACAAGGTGAGCTTCGCAGGCCCCGGCAAACGCGATGCCGAGCTGGAAGCGGCGATTATGGCCGGGGTGACGCTCAATCTCGAATCCGAGGGCGAGGCTGCGCGGGCGCTGGCAATCGCCGGGCAGCTGGGCGTGACGCCGCGGCTGGCGATCCGGGTGAACCC
Coding sequences within:
- a CDS encoding acyl-CoA ligase (AMP-forming), exosortase A system-associated, producing MRGKSENRVLPLDHLVLRGDDTADALVLREGVLNYKDLRTRVSRLAAWLAREVPQAGARVASWAAKGELTCLLPLAAARAGLVHVPVNPLLKHAQVAHILADSGAAMLIGTPARLKTLGEADVPGHCRVVEEPAALAAATDLGGDVGLSDANPDALAAILYTSGSTGRPKGVMLSHANMWLGAEAVADYLDLAGDDRTLAVLPLSFDYGQNQLLSTWYAGGCVVPLDYLLPRDLVKAVERHGITTLAAVPPLWVQVCELDWPEETAGKLRRLTNSGGALTVDLVRRLRALFPQARLFPMYGLTEAFRSTYLDPALVDSHPTSMGKAIPHAEILVINDAGEPAADSEEGELVHCGPLVAQGYWQDPERTAERYRPAPASSAYGGIAVWSGDRVRREADGLLYFVGRRDAMIKSAGNRISPQEIEEAALATGLVAEAVALGLADERLGQAVHLIVRMAPGAENPEQELPRKLMQELPNFMQPKVIHWRDAMPIGPNGKIDRTGLQAELAA